The bacterium genome has a segment encoding these proteins:
- a CDS encoding patatin-like phospholipase family protein: protein MAANSRWHGLRLALVATGGGFKVAFSVGVLIALHGAGMAFDYILGTSGTAIAFAEYIASGSRTAGLVRTFREIERIGPKALFNKVHMIRDILLDELEDNHHVWRTIVKTAWRFMEAAFLNDVLRNGLPPTIDGIRSLADRIDVKGLTAAETEFDIAVHRRARKGRADCHTLVGNHDERFKKNPEAILDEIVGSASFLPFIRNRKRFDGLYFGNGLRVALRKADIVFVLVNDQPRADERRGFFPDFMKAFGTMYDIAFFDEVVKVYAKNPALTVWTGGSIVPYIRKIGLMARFGKRYGLSKRCIVFITPKMLIGALTTIDFNAGDITRAMDHGHACGTEVLVELKKMLEANNAVA, encoded by the coding sequence ATGGCTGCCAACAGCCGATGGCACGGGCTGCGGCTCGCGCTCGTCGCGACTGGGGGCGGCTTCAAGGTCGCCTTCAGTGTCGGAGTACTCATAGCGCTCCACGGTGCCGGCATGGCATTTGATTACATCCTGGGTACTTCGGGAACGGCAATCGCATTTGCTGAATACATCGCCTCAGGTTCACGCACAGCGGGACTGGTGCGGACATTCCGGGAGATTGAACGCATCGGCCCGAAGGCGTTGTTCAACAAAGTCCACATGATCCGCGACATCTTGCTGGACGAACTGGAGGACAATCACCACGTCTGGCGCACAATCGTGAAAACGGCGTGGCGCTTTATGGAAGCGGCGTTTCTGAACGACGTTCTGCGCAACGGACTGCCACCGACCATTGACGGCATCCGAAGCTTGGCGGACCGCATTGACGTGAAAGGGCTCACCGCGGCGGAGACGGAATTTGACATTGCCGTGCATCGCCGCGCAAGGAAAGGCCGAGCGGACTGCCATACACTCGTCGGAAACCACGATGAGCGGTTCAAGAAAAATCCGGAGGCAATCCTGGACGAAATCGTCGGCTCGGCAAGCTTCCTGCCATTCATCAGAAACCGGAAACGGTTTGACGGCCTCTACTTCGGAAACGGCCTAAGGGTTGCGCTGCGCAAAGCCGACATCGTGTTTGTGCTTGTGAACGACCAGCCGCGCGCCGATGAACGGCGAGGGTTCTTCCCGGACTTCATGAAGGCATTCGGCACAATGTATGACATCGCCTTCTTCGACGAAGTCGTCAAAGTGTACGCGAAGAATCCCGCGCTCACCGTATGGACGGGAGGTTCCATCGTCCCCTACATCCGAAAAATCGGCCTTATGGCGCGGTTCGGGAAGCGCTATGGACTCTCCAAGCGCTGTATCGTGTTCATCACGCCGAAGATGCTCATCGGCGCGCTTACCACGATTGACTTCAACGCCGGCGACATCACGCGGGCAATGGATCACGGCCACGCGTGCGGCACGGAAGTCCTCGTGGAGCTCAAAAAAATGTTGGAAGCAAACAACGCGGTCGCCTAA
- a CDS encoding Hsp20/alpha crystallin family protein, with the protein MTLDEQENEVRIELAKASTTLSRQKVEEEIGNFVEEAEGQLTVDVYQTPTEIVIQSTIAGVDPEELDIAITAESVTIRGKREKMEEVADEDYFFQECYWGRFARQIILPQEIDAERAVAAMKNGVLTIRLPKLNREKTKKLKVKFD; encoded by the coding sequence ATGACGTTAGACGAACAGGAAAACGAAGTGCGGATTGAACTTGCGAAAGCGAGTACTACTCTTTCCCGTCAAAAAGTTGAGGAGGAAATCGGCAACTTCGTGGAAGAAGCCGAGGGGCAACTGACCGTAGATGTCTATCAGACGCCGACGGAAATCGTCATTCAGTCCACCATCGCGGGCGTTGACCCCGAGGAATTAGATATCGCCATCACCGCGGAGTCCGTCACCATCCGCGGCAAACGCGAGAAGATGGAAGAAGTCGCGGACGAGGATTATTTCTTTCAGGAGTGCTATTGGGGGCGCTTTGCCCGGCAAATTATTCTGCCGCAGGAGATTGACGCGGAACGCGCGGTGGCGGCAATGAAAAACGGGGTGCTCACGATTCGCCTACCGAAATTGAACCGCGAAAAAACGAAAAAACTAAAAGTGAAGTTTGACTAA
- a CDS encoding PrsW family glutamic-type intramembrane protease, which produces MSFAFNLFVGLIPSFVWLLFFLREDEARPEPKRLLFYVFLSGAATTLFVFGPQFFLAQILGAADIETMSILGLFLLAGIEELFKFVAVYLTVAWRKDFDEPLDAMIYMIVASLGFAAMENIASAFQWTSVFLPQALGPVEVTSLRFIGATLLHVLSSALVGYYWGLTMVARYAKISAPSLPAAPEQNPVKTPGSFTILLEGIGVATLLHAAFNYLILRYKPENMVATLFLVAIAFFVLNDFEKLKRIEAL; this is translated from the coding sequence ATGTCTTTCGCGTTCAATCTTTTCGTCGGACTTATCCCAAGCTTCGTGTGGCTCCTGTTTTTTCTCCGCGAGGACGAGGCGCGTCCGGAACCGAAGCGATTACTCTTCTATGTTTTCCTTTCCGGTGCCGCGACCACGCTGTTTGTGTTCGGCCCGCAGTTTTTTCTCGCGCAGATTCTTGGGGCCGCGGACATTGAAACGATGAGCATCCTCGGGCTTTTCCTCCTCGCGGGCATTGAAGAGCTCTTCAAGTTCGTCGCGGTCTACTTGACCGTCGCGTGGCGGAAAGACTTTGACGAACCACTAGACGCCATGATTTACATGATCGTCGCCTCGCTTGGTTTCGCCGCGATGGAAAATATCGCCTCCGCTTTCCAGTGGACCAGCGTTTTTCTGCCGCAAGCCCTGGGGCCGGTGGAAGTCACCTCGCTCCGTTTCATCGGCGCCACGCTCCTCCACGTCTTAAGCTCTGCCTTAGTCGGTTATTATTGGGGCCTCACCATGGTTGCCCGCTACGCGAAAATTTCCGCCCCGTCGCTTCCGGCCGCGCCGGAACAAAACCCGGTCAAAACGCCCGGATCTTTCACGATTCTTCTCGAAGGCATCGGTGTTGCGACATTGTTGCACGCGGCATTCAACTATCTTATACTAAGATATAAGCCTGAAAACATGGTTGCCACGCTGTTTCTGGTTGCCATCGCTTTCTTTGTCCTCAACGATTTCGAAAAATTAAAGCGCATTGAAGCATTATGA